In Nymphaea colorata isolate Beijing-Zhang1983 chromosome 3, ASM883128v2, whole genome shotgun sequence, a genomic segment contains:
- the LOC116250914 gene encoding cyclin-A3-1-like gives MSCDQENRAPVTRARAKRAADSSAATVPPQKKRAALAELTNLIDASSSAPARSRRKSTKAFAGVDLGGKPQTSGAASRQKKRVVLGELPELARSSSGAAGRTRRKAGKSRTRDDNADPLDDDPQMCRPYASDIYEFLRSSEVKRRPSSNYMESVQNDITANMRSILVDWLVEVAEEYKLVADTLYLTISYVDRFLSANALNRQKLQLLGVSCMLIASKYEEISPPHVEDFCYITDNTYTKEELVEMESKILTFFKFELSNPTIKTFLRRFVMAAEGNNKSPNLLLEFLCNFLAELSLLEYGCLEFLPSQIAASILFVARFIINPKTHPWTMVLQNDTGYKPSELKDCAHIIHDLQLNKRQSTLLAVREKYNQHKFKCVSTLNSPEEIPSSFFEDLK, from the exons ATGTCCTGCGACCAAGAGAACCGAGCACCAGTCACGCGGGCAAGGGCCAAGAGAGCCGCTGACTCCTCTGCTGCCACCGTTCCTCCGCAGAAGAAACGCGCCGCGTTGGCCGAGCTCACCAACCTCATCGACGCCTCTTCTAGCGCCCCTGCTCGATCCAGAAGGAAGTCGACCAAGGCCTTCGCTGGAGTTGATCTTGGTGGTAAACCCCAAACATCCGGTGCCGCATCTCGGCAGAAGAAGCGCGTCGTCTTGGGCGAGCTCCCTGAACTCGCCCGTTCATCGTCTGGTGCGGCAGGCCGAACCAGGAGAAAGGCGGGGAAGTCGCGCACTCGGGACGACAATGCCGACCCCCTCGACGATGACCCTCAAATGTGTCGGCCTTATGCGTCCGATATCTATGAGTTTCTTCGGTCCTCGGAG GTCAAAAGAAGGCCATCCTCTAATTACATGGAGTCCGTTCAGAACGATATTACTGCAAATATGAGATCGATTTTGGTGGATTGGTTAGTCGAAGTTGCAGAAGAGTACAAGCTTGTTGCTGATACTCTGTACCTCACCATCTCCTACGTCGATCGGTTTCTCTCCGCTAACGCGCTTAACAGACAGAAACTTCAACTGTTGGGTGTTTCTTGCATGCTTATTGCATC CAAGTACGAAGAGATTAGTCCTCCCCATGTCGAAGATTTCTGCTATATAACTGATAATACCTACACTAAGGAGGAG CTGGTGGAGATGGAAAGCAAAATACTCaccttttttaaatttgagttgAGCAATCCAACAATCAAAACCTTCTTAAG GCGATTCGTAATGGCTGCTGAAGGAAATAACAAG TCCCCAAATCTGTTGCTGGAATTTTTATGCAATTTCCTGGCTGAATTAAGCTTATTAGAGTATGGCTGCCTTGAGTTCTTGCCTTCACAGATTGCAGCGtcaattttgtttgttgcaaGATTCATCATCAATCCAAAAACACATCCTTGG ACAATGGTTCTGCAAAATGACACCGGATATAAACCATCTGAGCTCAAGGATTGTGCCCATATCATACATGACCTGCAATTGAACAAAAGGCAATCCACCTTACTAGCAGTGAGGGAGAAATACAATCAGCACAAG TTCAAATGCGTCTCAACGTTAAATTCTCCTGAAGAGATTCCGTCAAGTTTCTTTGAGGACCTCAAGTGA